tggctATCACCTCTTTCTTGGCTCTTAGCACTAGCTCTGTAATGCAGTTGAACATCTGCAGGAGAAGCACAGAAACAAGGAAGCGTTGTGAGCATAGCAATGGCTCATTTTCGACAGCCACAAAAAGTCTATATCACTCTCATATCTGTCCACTGAAAATGACGCTACAGCCAGTAACCTTAGCATGAATTTAGCCAGTTGAACGGTGACAATAACAATAAGACACTATTGGCACATTTAGCCCTACTGATCAGCATGTGTTACGTAAAAATTCACTCCACTTAAACTGCTCCACATTCCAGGGATGTCCCAGAAACTACTCCACACAAACGTGTCTGTCTGCAAACAGTCTAAGGTCAGAGACAACACAAATAATGAGATACCTCTTCAACGTTGATGTTCTCTTTTGCACTTGTTTCAAACAGGTTAATTCCCATCTGTTCGGCAAACTTCTGCGCGTCAGTCGTCTCGACCACCTTTGAGTTGGGGTCGTCGTTCTTGTTtcccactgaaaacagaatacATTGCcaaaggtgtaaaaaaaaaaaaatgggctGCCTCCAGTCTAAACAAAattttttacactgcttcttgaaaaaaaaaaaaaaaggggtagCGGTTTCTTGCAAAACAAGTCAAGGTGGTAACATTGTCTGGACTGGACAGGAGCATTCTTACCTAATATTCGGCAAACATCGTCGCAGTTCTGGTTGATTTCATGTAACCATCGTTTGACGTTGACAAACGACTCTGCACTTGTGACGTCGTAGACTACTATGACCCCATGCGTTCCCCTGTAGTATCTGAACACAGAGAGGGTGAGAGGCAAaagtcacctttttttttttaaactcgaGTAGCTCAATGAGTTCAAGAAAGTCcaattttattacacaaaatatattcacagtgtTGAAAAACTAAAAGCTAAAAGTAATAGAAAGTTCaaagataaaaattaaaaacttcataaaataatgaataaattgcTTATCTAGGTAAATGTAGTAAGACATTGTTTCAGTAGTTAAATGGATAAAAAAGTGACTTAGAAGTAGCTGAAATTGTTATACCAGATTTCAAAATATTAGATTAATAAATAGATAGGGGGCCTAGTgactcaatgggtagagcattgggttgggatgcagaagccacacgatcgaatcccaccccagaAGGTGTGGCCAAAAGTAGTTGAAACAGCTCAAAAGAAATTACAGTGTAGacataaaattacataaaaagttAATATTGTAAATGGTTGAAAAATGGCTGCAATGTCCAGCTTTTACATCTCCACCAGGAAGCAATAGGATTCTAAACTCCAAAGCTGTAGTAACGACTATGCAGTGTTTGGGAATTAAACTAGCTGTAGCATGACACTATATAAAAGGAGTCCACTCATAGACACAAATATTAGTGCTGCATCAAAGTATCCTCCTCTGATGAATTATATCTTACAGAAAATATCTGTATAGATTATGTTAGTGCTGCTGCaaggtggcagtggctcagttggtagagtggcagCCTGCCGACCACGAAGTCCGAGGTTGTTGCCCAGCACCTTCCAACCACATGTCGaactgtccctgggcaagaccctgaacccccaacagcccatcctcaccccccagccgtgcagtgttGGTCTCAAGCCAGAAATAAGAAACTGTTATTCAAACCGTAGAAACTGatcattgaatttttttttttaaatctgggaAGGATTTCTGAAAAAAGTCGGCGTTAAGAGATACGGATTCTGGTGACCCAATTTCCTCAGGCAGTTCACTCCAGTGCTTTGAAGCTCACACTATTCAGGGACAAAATGCCTCTGCCTGATGTTCACAAGTTACATATGTAGGTTCATATGGAACTAAGGGGTCAAATATATAGTTTGGGAGGACGTCATCTGTTTCGTCGCATGCTGGGGACCTATTACAACAATCTCTGTTTTCATTCTATCTAGCAGCAAAAATGTGACGGTTTTATGTGAGACACCATTTCTAATAACTCAGGTAGGGAAATGAGagaccccccccaaaaaaacaaacaaacaaacaaacaaaaaacaagtactCTGTACTGATTGGCGAACATTAGTACGTTTGACAGATAACtgatttatgattttattgttcAAATAGGATTAAAATGTTCAGAATTCCTTTCAGCTGGAGGAGCAACAGTATAGAATAAAAATCTGGGGTTGTGCTAATGGGCAGCTATAAGATCAGGAACATGTTGTGCTCTAGTGTTGTTGAGTTTAATAGTGTAGCAGTTGTTGTAGCATCATAATCAATCTGGAGCCCAAATTTCTTCCATCTTTGCCGGCCTTTCCCTACATTCAGTCCTAATGCCATGAATATTACAGTTTATCCAAGGTTGAGGCCTATGTGTAGGCTTGTACCTGCCTTTACATGGAACAGTTGCTTCTTgtgcaaatacagtatgtacatgaATCACTGGTGGTTAACAAGGTCATCAATATGTGACGAGGATGATCCACCTTGATTAAACACTGCAAAAGGTAGGAAGAGAATATAGCTAGTGACTGGCTAATAAAAAGATGTTTCCCAGGGTGTTTTTGAGTTAAAATGGTGGGATGTAGATAATGACTCAATGCACTTTACTTAAAAGCAACAGTATATTCCGTTTAAACGATTCctacaaaaacactaaaataccTAAGTCTTTGAACGCTTGAGTGGGGTCCACAGAAAGGACAGCAGCATCTTTCCTCCACAGATGACTAAAGCAGGGTGACAGCTGGACAGTTCCAACCGTAAACCTGCAAGCTTCAGACAAGAGCCAGGCCCCAGGAAGGGAGCATCACCACTGTAGCTGGCTGCACTGCACCAAACACAAAGACCCTTTTGTCATGTTtgctttgtgcatgtgtgtgtcagtgttgccGCCTGGTGTGATAGTGTGGAGATATGGTGTTGTCCCAAATGTCCAGCAGTAATGGGCTAACAGACAGCAGGCGTGGatctttgtgcgtgtgtgtgtgctgatcaCACGTGAATAGAGAACCAAAaactgccaaacacacacagcgaGCATGTGGGCCCAAATCTGCAGGAAAACTCTGCCCAAACAGGGTAATGAACTGTTAATACAGTGGACTTCTCACTCAGAAATCATCAATCAGGATGAACCGTGGTGGCTTAAGTGTTTGAGGCACTGACCATTTGTCCACACTCCTCCTGGTATGAACTGAGTGGAGAAACACTGTACGTTTCCTGGTATCTCTTAAATCTATATCTATGGTCTGCACCTGTTAATTCTTTCCTACATTTTTGGGGATAAATATTTATAAGTACTTGGTGTTAAATGAGTGGTGATACTACAGTTCAAATAAAATTGGGAATATAAATGAGCAGTAAACTCACCAGAAGGGGAAAATTGTCTTTTAGAACATTAACGTTTGAAGATTTGGATAAATGGACCAAGCAGTTTTCAGCCCGTTAACCATCTCAACAGCAAAATTAACGTAGAACCTAAGGAGTTATCATGCAGGAGGGATTCCTGCAGAACCACTAGCAGCCTCACTTCTAAACTAGGCCGGTCATAATCCTCAGGGGAAGAAGCGTCAGCACTGCAGAAGACTTCAATCCTTTTGAATAATTTTTGGTGATCTGATCGTCCTCGTTGCAGTGTGGTGCTGGGGGGCTTATTTCCTAAGTACAGCCTTTTTCTTGCCCAGTCAAGGTCAGAAAGGATTGACAAGGTAAGATGATGGCGGTTTGGGCTGTAGGTCTTagcctttttttcctgtttgtgctGCCAAGATGCGGTCTTCTCCTTGGGAGAGTGTGGCAGAATGCACGGCTCTTATTTATTGCGCACCCAGTGTCAATTCTGTAATGTTATGTCAGGCCTGTCCATGTTAATTGCAAAGTAATTGTGATCGGCCAGGCACTTTATACGAAAAACGAAATCAGTCTGACAACTGGCATTAGTGCAAGACATATGAACACAAGTAATTGGTTGTCAGACACAGtggggaaggggaggggggagactGGGACCATTGGTAAAAGGACAGGAGCAGAAGCAAACCATCCATTTAGCTATCGAGTTTCTCTAACTTAATCTCAAGCGACACTGAACAAACTAAATGCTGATTCATCACCACTGACTGTTGTTTAAACGTTTTGGATGTTGGACTTCTTTAGCTTGTTGTGTTATGTCAATCAGTGCAATCTTACAACAGTTTAGTTACTGGGATGAGACCATTTTTAAGCTGCTATAATACATATTCTCATATTTGTAATTACTTTGTGTTATGTAAATAAGGTTGTTTGTGGTGACAAACGCATAATTATTACCCTGCAAAATTGCAATTTCTTCTGTCTCTGCAAAGTTACCAGTGTCTGTGAGCTCACGTTTTGGTTTTACAGCGCTCAGCTGTACTGCTCATTCATGACATATGGAGAAAATATCAATTATAGACTGGACACGTTCCACAAAGAAAAACCCATGGGGTCTAACTACTGCCGCTTCTTCCAACGTCCCATTAAGACCTTACACGAATGTGATGTAATCCCATTTCATTTATTAGCCTTATGCTGTGAGCTGCACAGGTGGTGCCAAATGAAACGCTGTGTTTTGATAAGATTTCCCAACGGGAAAGAATGTCTGCATATGAGTGAAGGGAGCAGCTTTGCTTTTGATGAGCGCTGCGACTTTGCTGAGACCAAAGtgatcagtaaaaaaaaaaaaaagaagacgacAAAATCAATTCATTTTAGCCATTTGAGCACAGAATACTGCTCaaatcaaatttacattttaaactttattttgacaaaaaaactgCCCTTTGCAGTAGTAGCTGCCTGACAAACCCAGGACATTCTgcagatctgtttttttttcttctagaaATTCAGATGTGATTTTCTTCCAGGCCTTCTGCAAAACTTCTCAAAGATCTGCTGTGCTGGTTGGGCTGTGTTCCCAAACTATTTGATCCAGCTTCTCCCACATAGGCCTAATGAGGTTCAGAGCTAGCGACTGAGCTGGCCAAGCCATCACCAAGATTATTCCAGCACCTACTTTCTTCTACTTTTACACAACTGGGAAAAATGCATGGGGATCACCGTCTTCCGGCAAACAGAAGTTTTCCCCTATTAGTTGTTGACCAAAGGTAATGGCATGCTTCTTCAATATGGAGGGGTATCCATGCCGGTTGAGAAAGATTTTCCACTCTTCCATTGCCAAAGCATCGCCGGACCATGTTTTCACCTGCATGCTTCTTCGTCTTTTCGGCAGCTCTACATCTGACACATTCTTTCACaattattctgtgctcaaacAAGCTTAAGCattaagtgtttttctttctttgtgcgTTTTGCGACCCATTCACAGCTATGCAATTGAATAAACCCACTAAAGATAATAGAATTACAAAAGTGTATAGGTGTTTCCTGCCATTTTCCTACCAACTTGGCAATTAGATTTAGCTCACAGGTTTTGTGATACACATGCTTTAAAGTTGTGTTTCTACAAGGGGGAACTCCGGCTTTtgtggtgcatcataaaacaatttATCTGTAGTGACAAAGATTGCGAGGATGATCTGTATGTTCGATACGGTCTCtcaaaaaatactgaaggcagAATCCATCTCTGTCATCTCAGTGGGAGCCCAGAGCCACATGGATGCTACGGAAACACTCAACAAAAGTGTGACACACACCGCAAGCGTAAGCGGGTAAAGCTGCCCAGCCCTTGCCGGCGTGTAGCACTACAATATGAGACCAGGAGCCTCCCTCTCACATCTGTAATTAGGATCTGTGGGGAATTCCACCCAGTTTCACAGAGAAGCACTGATTTAGTCTAGCTGTCTACAAACTGCTTCCTCAAATAATACTGAATCTGAGGACGCATAGAGCCTTCTTGGTTTCAgattcattaaataaaatgaaaacaaccttAAAAGCTCATGCggatgtgtgtttgagtgtgtatgGATCTACTTACGTGGAAGTGATGGTGCGAAAGCGCTCCTGCCCTGCTGTATCCCAGATCTGCAGCTTCACCTTCTCCCCGTTGATCTCCACTGTCCGGATCTTAAAGTCGACCCCAATTGTGGTGATGTAGCTACCTGTGAACATGCAAATGAACACAACAATCAGTTGAACGACCTTCAACGAAAACatgtaaagctgtaaaatactAGTGCAGTCGTTGAGGTAGAACCACGCACCGGAAAATGTGTTGTCTGCAAATCGCAGGAGGAGACTGCTCTTCCCCACTCCTGAGGACGACAAACAAGAACAGAATGAGGTTCAGAAGTAGTTAAAATTATTGCAATAAATGAGTGAAATATTTTGTGCACCACAAAAAAAGCACTCCAGTTACCCAAATGTAAAACCACGTTAACTGATGTAGTCCTCATATATCTAAGGATTAAGCACTTTAAACTATACAAAGTTGTACCTGTTGCACAGTATACAAGGTGCAGGATTCAAAATACTCTTCATTTATAGCATTCAGATTCAGTATAACTGAAAAGAACAGCAACTGAAAAGGCTTACATCGACAGAAGCAAGACTTCAAAAAGGAACAAACATATTTAACTGGGTTCCTAAAATAATCTTGctcaatgaatacatttttggaaGCCATAACAGTTACGCAACAGATTAaaaggagagggggaaaaacagacagagaaagggaacGAGATTTAAAAGGGGAGGTGAGATGAGAAGGGTCAGCACTGTGTTTTCAGCACATCAATTGTCAGAGAACAACTTGAAGTTAGAAGGTGACTCTGCTACCCAGCCTGGGATAGGACTCAACCTGCAACTGTGTTCCTTAGCATACCtattttgttattgtcattttatgtaTGACTGACGGCAACATACTCTCAGGAACCTGAAGAACTTTCAGGTACCTGTGGTCCCaacattacagtttttttcaaacaaaaacaaacgcTTCAAAGCAGAAGAGGCAcatacatctgtgtgtgaacTTCTGCACCACTAATATGCTGTACCCTTCCTAGTGTTTggccaaaaacacacaaacacctcacAATTATAgtcgtgcgtgtgtgtttaataaaatcCTTTACAGAACATTGTGTTAAACAGCTAAGCTAGTGTCACCCAACTCTACTTGACCAAATATTTCATTTGCTACTGTGACATGCCAAAGGTTAAACAAGGTCAGCTAACTCAGCCTACATGCAGCTCTAAGATCCAGTGTGTTAGACATGTCTGATTCTCGGCAGCTGCTGAACAAGGGGCAGAAGGTCACAGCATCTTTCCTA
This window of the Channa argus isolate prfri chromosome 11, Channa argus male v1.0, whole genome shotgun sequence genome carries:
- the rab35b gene encoding ras-related protein Rab-35b isoform X1; its protein translation is MARDYDYLFKLLIIGDSGVGKSSLLLRFADNTFSGSYITTIGVDFKIRTVEINGEKVKLQIWDTAGQERFRTITSTYYRGTHGVIVVYDVTSAESFVNVKRWLHEINQNCDDVCRILVGNKNDDPNSKVVETTDAQKFAEQMGINLFETSAKENINVEEMFNCITELVLRAKKEVIAKQQQQQQNDVVKLTRNSKRKKKCC
- the rab35b gene encoding ras-related protein Rab-35b isoform X2, yielding MARDYDYLFKLLIIGDSGVGKSSLLLRFADNTFSGSYITTIGVDFKIRTVEINGEKVKLQIWDTAGQERFRTITSTYYRGTHGVIVVYDVTSAESFVNVKRWLHEINQNCDDVCRILDVQLHYRASAKSQERGDSQAAAAATERRGQTHPEQ